In Vigna radiata var. radiata cultivar VC1973A chromosome 3, Vradiata_ver6, whole genome shotgun sequence, the following proteins share a genomic window:
- the LOC106757390 gene encoding uncharacterized protein LOC106757390 has translation MSSSFTSLHITALDSIVNVNSLFTLAVFIGLTWNPNDPENNLNSDPACAPTSAIAENLIAFHVYSFSSFLFSSLVALALKQAIRLSRTTSFHYPAAVEHLVAHVNRSSLRVGMLVSAVGSVFGCSFLMLALVNVAQIKLGTLACGSSHTYAAVVPLLILVPIALLIYASLVLYAFTR, from the coding sequence ATGTCATCTTCCTTCACGAGTCTTCACATCACCGCGTTAGACTCGATAGTGAACGTGAACTCCCTTTTCACTCTCGCTGTCTTCATAGGCCTAACTTGGAACCCTAACGATCCGGAGAACAATCTCAACTCCGATCCGGCGTGCGCTCCCACCTCCGCCATCGCCGAGAACCTCATCGCCTTCCACGTCTACTCCTTCAGCTCCTTTCTCTTCTCCAGCCTTGTCGCACTTGCGCTCAAGCAGGCCATTCGCCTCTCCCGCACCACCTCTTTCCACTACCCCGCCGCCGTCGAACACCTCGTCGCGCACGTCAACCGCAGCTCCCTCCGCGTCGGAATGCTCGTCTCCGCTGTGGGATCCGTCTTCGGCTGCTCCTTCCTCATGCTTGCGCTCGTCAACGTCGCGCAGATCAAGCTTGGAACGCTTGCCTGCGGAAGCTCGCACACCTACGCCGCCGTCGTTCCGCTTCTCATCCTCGTCCCCATTGCGCTCCTCATCTACGCCTCGCTCGTTCTGTACGCTTTCACTCGCTAG
- the LOC106756834 gene encoding uncharacterized protein LOC106756834 has protein sequence MENNKKKVAAGSSSSSLTNFDHLFGPKDPSTTSSSSTSIFGSIFPPPSTVGGRDSTKQEMGCKNYGAPGNYGYKGENSGVSNKNASTNYQNEPVEPSSYYSSSIFYGGQENYSPRTRTTESHHIFKKDKEDDDPNGNDSNSASRGNWWQGSLYY, from the exons ATGgagaacaacaaaaagaaagtgGCAGCAGGTTCTTCCTCATCATCACTCACCAACTTTGATCATCTTTTTGGTCCCAAGGACCCCTCCACCACTTCATCGTCATCCACCAGCATCTTTGGCTCCATTTTCCCACCTCCTTCCACT GTTGGAGGGAGAGATTCAACAAAACAAGAGATGGGATGCAAAAATTATGGAGCACCAG GCAATTACGGTTACAAAGGTGAAAACAGCGGTGTCTCCAACAAGAATGCCAGTACCAATTATCAGAATGAACCAGTGGAGCCCAGTAGTTACTACAGTTCATCAATCTTTTATGGTGGTCAAGAAAATTATTCCCCAAGAACCAGGACCACTGAATCCCACCACATT TTTAAGAAAGATAAGGAAGACGATGACCCAAATGGTAACGATTCGAATAGTGCTTCAAGAGGGAACTGGTGGCAAG GTTCTCTTTATTATTAA
- the LOC106756701 gene encoding rop guanine nucleotide exchange factor 5, which yields MDVFSDKNQTSQNKTDGVSSCVTDSTADSKETSFCASTSSVAVEEAKAKGSSSPAPLGWPILKATLSKRSNSHEKENEHKSHLEDTKLTRIGLKLSEVDMMKERFAKLLLGEDMSGSGKGVCTALAISNAITNLCATVFGQLWRLEPLPSEKKEMWQREVEWLVSVSDYIVELMPSWQTFPDGSKLEVMTCRPRTDIFINLPALRKLDNMLLEILDSFTSTEFWYVDQGIVAADADGSASFRKTIQRQEEKWWLPVPRVPPAGLSEDSRKQLNHSRECANQILKAAMAINNIALADMEVPESYLEVLPKNGRTCLGDFIYRYITSNQFSQEYLLDCLDISSEHVALEIANRVEAAIYVWRRRVHTRFLPSPKPNRSTPKSSWEIVKDFMVDGDKRELLADRAESILVSLKQRFPGLSQTTLDTSKIQCNKDVGKSVLESYSRVLESMAFNIVARIDDLLYVDDLTKQSERFALVPTTTTTTTVKVVSQQKKVTRPHAVSVSGTVTPHKAAFSRPSFSPASVPLISPARGERTPFLHNNSIKPHRRGFAVRRVLSNYLGVETKTTKICSNSTEVKCSNPSSKKTEQQREKKPCTLKNKTK from the exons ATGGATGTTTTTTCCGACAAGAACCAAACTTCTCAAAACAAAACAGATGGGGTTTCCTCTTGTGTTACCGATTCCACCGCAGACTCCAAGGAAACCAGTTTCTGTGCATCCACTTCTTCTGTTGCCGTTGAAGAAGCAAAGGCAAAAGGCTCTTCTTCACCCGCTCCTCTTGGTTGGCCCATTCTCAAGGCTACACTCTCCAAGCGCTCTAATtctcatgaaaaagaaaacgaacATAAATCTCACTTGGAAGACACTAAGCTTACTCGTATTGGTTTGAAGTTGTCag AAGTTGACATGATGAAGGAGAGGTTTGCAAAATTGTTGCTTGGTGAAGATATGTCAGGTTCTGGTAAAGGGGTTTGCACTGCTTTGGCCATCTCTAATGCCATTACTAATCTGTGTG CAACTGTATTTGGGCAATTATGGAGACTAGAACCCTTACCTTCTGAGAAGAAAGAAATGTGGCAGAGAGAGGTGGAGTGGCTTGTTAGTGTTAGTGATTACATTGTTGAGTTGATGCCTTCTTGGCAAACATTTCCTGATGGGAGTAAACTCGAG GTAATGACTTGCAGGCCTAGgacagatatttttattaacctTCCAGCTCTTCGCAAACTTGACAACATGCTTCTC GAAATTTTAGATAGTTTCACTTCTACAGAGTTCTGGTATGTAGACCAAGGCATTGTAGCCGCAGATGCAGATGGTTCAGCCTCTTTTCGCAAAACAATTCAGCGGCAAGAAGAGAAGTGGTGGCTTCCCGTACCTCGTGTCCCTCCTGCAGGACTCAGTGAAGACTCAAGAAAACAGTTGAATCACTCTCGAGAATGTGCAAACCAAATACTAAAAGCAGCCATGGCTATCAACAACATTGCTTTGGCTGACATGGAAGTTCCCGAGTCATATTTGGAAGTTCTTCCTAAG AATGGAAGAACTTGCTTGGGGGATTTTATTTACCGTTACATAACATCAAATCAATTCTCCCAAGAGTACCTTCTTGATTGCTTAGACATATCCTCTGAACATGTTGCATTAGAGATTGCAAACCGTGTGGAAGCAGCGATTTATGTATGGCGCCGAAGAGTCCACACTCGGTTCTTACCATCCCCAAAGCCCAACCGTTCTACCCCAAAATCATCATGGGAAATAGTTAAGGACTTCATGGTTGATGGAGATAAGAGAGAATTGCTAGCAGATAGAGCTGAAAGCATTCTAGTTTCCCTGAAGCAGCGGTTCCCAGGCTTAAGCCAAACCACCCTTGATACCAGCAAGATCCAGTGCAATAAG GATGTGGGGAAATCCGTGCTAGAGAGCTACTCAAGAGTTTTGGAGAGCATGGCATTTAACATTGTAGCTCGCATTGATGATTTGCTATATGTGGATGACTTGACAAAACAGTCAGAGAGGTTTGCATTAGTtcctactactactactactactactgtTAAGGTGGTTTCTCAGCAGAAGAAGGTTACCCGTCCACATGCGGTGTCTGTCTCAGGCACTGTTACTCCGCACAAAGCAGCATTTAGCAGACCAAGCTTTTCACCAGCTTCTGTGCCACTCATTAGTCCTGCAAGAGGGGAGAGAACTCCTTTCCTCCATAACAATAGCATCAAACCTCATCGTCGTGGCTTTGCGGTGAGGAGAGTGCTGTCAAATTATCTTGGAGTAGAGACAAAGACCACTAAGATATGCAGCAACTCAACAGAGGTGAAATGTTCAAACCCAAGTAGCAAGAAAACTGAACAACAACGTGAGAAGAAACCATGCACActcaaaaacaaaaccaaatga